One stretch of Planctomycetota bacterium DNA includes these proteins:
- a CDS encoding TolC family protein has product MSLASIGWLTTAARAEEPFGSPVRVSVVASGPEAHDPSVSRFRLPVEAVAPATAMPTVRPVVRVAEPVEVLPAPPPQDDLTNLFPRLEVTPIDLGAALALVDVRNPQFLLAQQRVLESMAVRQLAAAQFLPTINLGTSYDDHIGNLQQSSGNVINVSRSAMFVGAGANALAAGTVNIPGVMWVQNLADVTYNYLQSQQAVSAREFGTTAARNEMGLRVVSAYLDLLEAEGRRSIALKVRQEALELSRLTDAHARTGQGRASDAHRAATELIDREAIAVAAEGETLVTSSRLAQLLRLDPAIRLHPTDNWVVPHPLVPDPVQLPELLVIALTQRPELRERQAVVRQALLQLEGAQKLPFSPTFFLGYSSGMFGGGSNLVNAPPGANPFASGEPRFGSYAQRIDFDVIAYWTLKNVGLGNRAMIDAARARLSAADWQRLGVYEQVRLEVSNAHARSKTRLKQLQMAEEAMKAATNSYTEDVNRIRALEGLPIEVMDSLRLLAKARLAYLRAIVDYNRSQFTLYVSLGQPPADVLARPAEAVPGPNNDPAVKH; this is encoded by the coding sequence ATGTCACTGGCAAGTATCGGCTGGTTGACGACTGCCGCGCGCGCCGAGGAGCCGTTTGGCAGCCCCGTGCGGGTTAGCGTCGTTGCGTCGGGCCCCGAGGCCCACGACCCGAGCGTGTCGCGGTTTCGGTTACCCGTGGAAGCGGTGGCACCGGCCACTGCCATGCCAACGGTGCGACCAGTTGTGCGCGTGGCGGAGCCGGTCGAAGTCTTACCTGCTCCTCCACCGCAAGACGACTTAACCAATTTATTTCCTCGACTCGAGGTGACGCCGATCGACCTGGGCGCGGCTTTAGCGTTGGTTGACGTGCGCAACCCACAGTTTTTGTTAGCCCAGCAGCGGGTGCTCGAATCGATGGCGGTTCGCCAACTAGCGGCCGCGCAGTTTTTGCCGACCATCAATCTTGGCACCAGCTACGACGATCATATCGGCAATTTGCAGCAATCGAGCGGCAACGTCATCAATGTCTCACGCAGTGCCATGTTCGTCGGCGCCGGCGCCAACGCACTGGCGGCCGGCACCGTAAACATCCCGGGCGTCATGTGGGTCCAGAATCTGGCGGATGTGACCTATAACTACTTGCAGTCGCAGCAGGCCGTCTCGGCACGGGAGTTTGGCACCACGGCCGCCCGAAATGAAATGGGGCTGCGAGTCGTCTCGGCGTATTTGGATCTGCTCGAAGCAGAGGGGCGTCGTAGCATTGCGCTTAAGGTCCGGCAAGAAGCGCTCGAATTATCAAGGCTGACCGACGCTCACGCCCGTACCGGGCAGGGGCGGGCATCGGACGCTCATCGCGCCGCGACCGAACTGATCGACCGCGAAGCGATTGCCGTAGCTGCCGAAGGCGAGACCCTTGTTACCTCGTCGCGCTTGGCGCAATTGCTCAGACTCGATCCTGCCATTCGCTTGCATCCGACCGACAATTGGGTCGTGCCTCATCCACTGGTTCCCGACCCCGTGCAGTTGCCCGAGTTGCTGGTGATTGCGCTGACTCAGCGTCCTGAACTGCGTGAACGACAGGCCGTCGTGCGGCAAGCCTTGCTGCAATTGGAAGGCGCCCAGAAACTACCGTTCTCACCGACGTTTTTCCTTGGCTACAGTTCAGGCATGTTCGGCGGCGGCAGCAACCTGGTGAATGCGCCACCGGGGGCCAACCCGTTTGCTAGCGGGGAGCCACGGTTCGGCAGTTATGCTCAGCGTATCGACTTCGACGTCATCGCATATTGGACCTTGAAGAATGTCGGTCTTGGCAATCGAGCGATGATCGATGCCGCCCGCGCGCGGTTGTCGGCCGCCGATTGGCAACGACTGGGCGTCTATGAGCAAGTCCGCTTGGAAGTTTCCAACGCCCACGCGCGTTCGAAAACACGACTCAAGCAATTGCAAATGGCCGAAGAGGCCATGAAAGCGGCGACCAACAGCTATACGGAGGACGTGAATCGGATTCGAGCCCTCGAGGGACTGCCCATCGAGGTGATGGATAGCTTGCGGCTGCTGGCAAAGGCGCGATTGGCCTATTTGCGAGCGATTGTCGACTATAACCGCTCGCAGTTCACGTTGTATGTCTCGCTTGGGCAACCGCCGGCCGACGTGCTGGCGCGACCGGCCGAGGCCGTGCCCGGGCCAAACAATGACCCCGCCGTGAAGCATTGA
- a CDS encoding proline dehydrogenase family protein, whose protein sequence is MKTAAADARLIDAAVRLAAELQDRAVALQSPPERRQQAELDRMLRNPHDKATLVQLTDQSFRSHVAARTAEQFTHILDVQGIPRFFSPLDQALLRGFQTFGDWLPTVTVPLVKAHLQHETANVVLPAEPELLHEHLAARRAQGVRMNLNFLGESLLGEEEAQQRLNKYLQALQSPEVECLSVKISTIYSQIIPIAREQTLRVLCDRLELLYREAAHVQYTRPDGHLTPKFIYLDMEEYRDLSLTAEAFMRTLGRPGLDQVSGGIALQAYVPDSFTVQQRITAWARERVARGGAPVTIRIVKGANMEMERVDAALHDWPQAPFASKVETDANYKQMLQFALVPDHLHAVRVGIASHNLFDVAYGLVLVGERLAENLVQFEMLEGMANHQRRALLERTSQLLLYAPACRKEEFLNAIGYLIRRLDENTGPENFLGHAFRLKVGSDDWRMLEQGFRQAFQTAIDHRPRRQQDRNTEQFPTPRVEMPLQLFENEADTDWSLPANGAWAESIVARDVKALAAHTIPVVIDGGEITDRAKKPCQDPSRGGATLCHYAQATDADVDLAVQCAQADADGWRTMTVDARNEVLGRAAQELRRARADLLWAALTNGGKILTEGDPEVSEAIDFVEFYRASARMFYELPTIRARAAGVVVVVPPWNFPIAIPCGGVAAALAAGNTVILKPASDTVLVAWELCQCFWRAGVSRRALQFVPCPGGGPGSRLVSHRDVAAVILTGGTETALRMLAKKPDLHLSAETGGKNVTIVSALSDRELAIKHIVHSAFSHGGQKCSATSLLILDAEVYDDVNFKRMLCDAVESLQVGSAYDLASRMGPLIRPPSGVLEEGLKTLEPGESWAVMPRPSPSNPYLWTPGVKYGVTPGSVTHRIEFFGPVLGVMRYERLADAIDWVNATGYGLTSGLHTLDDREMAQWRAAIQAGNLYINRGTTGAIVLRQPFGGMGLSAVGPGLKAGGPNYVASFMHFSDRDAQLGDLDIDNDDLADLAEHLKSDRDDDARLLQALASYDHWWRTEFSREHDHFRLLGQDNVRRYLPFGQACVRITPADTWFDIVARVAAARVTGARVLACFAPGCPTVWRETLDEWTESWAAGIELFEEPDTTVIAHMYQRHWPRIRFARREHVPAAVRQVAAHEGQWIADAPVLAEGRIELLWYLREQSISYDYHRYGNLGDRANELRRELVRPAE, encoded by the coding sequence ATGAAGACCGCCGCTGCCGATGCACGCCTGATTGATGCCGCCGTCCGGCTGGCCGCCGAGTTGCAAGATCGCGCCGTCGCGTTGCAGTCGCCGCCCGAGCGCCGGCAGCAGGCCGAGCTCGACCGCATGCTCCGCAACCCGCACGACAAGGCCACGCTGGTCCAGTTGACGGATCAGTCGTTTCGCTCGCACGTCGCGGCCCGCACCGCCGAGCAGTTCACCCACATTCTCGACGTGCAGGGGATTCCGCGGTTCTTCAGCCCGCTCGATCAGGCATTGCTGCGCGGCTTTCAGACCTTTGGCGACTGGCTGCCGACGGTCACGGTTCCCTTGGTCAAAGCCCACCTACAGCACGAGACGGCCAACGTGGTGCTGCCGGCCGAGCCTGAGTTGCTGCACGAGCACCTGGCCGCGCGGCGTGCCCAAGGGGTGCGGATGAACCTGAACTTCCTGGGTGAGTCGCTGCTGGGTGAGGAAGAGGCTCAGCAACGCTTGAACAAATACCTGCAGGCCCTGCAGTCGCCCGAGGTCGAGTGTCTGTCGGTCAAGATTTCGACGATCTATTCGCAAATCATCCCGATCGCGCGCGAGCAGACGCTGCGTGTGCTATGCGATCGACTTGAGCTGTTGTACCGCGAGGCGGCGCACGTCCAGTACACGCGACCCGACGGCCATCTGACGCCCAAGTTCATCTATCTCGACATGGAGGAGTATCGCGACCTGTCGCTGACGGCCGAGGCGTTTATGCGCACGCTCGGCCGACCGGGCTTGGACCAGGTGAGCGGCGGCATCGCCCTACAGGCGTACGTTCCCGACTCGTTCACCGTGCAACAGCGCATCACCGCCTGGGCGCGCGAGCGCGTGGCCCGCGGCGGCGCGCCGGTCACGATTCGCATCGTCAAAGGGGCGAACATGGAGATGGAGCGCGTCGACGCGGCGCTCCACGACTGGCCGCAAGCCCCGTTCGCCAGCAAGGTCGAAACCGACGCCAACTATAAACAGATGTTGCAATTCGCGCTGGTGCCCGACCATTTGCACGCGGTCCGCGTCGGCATCGCGTCGCACAACTTGTTCGACGTGGCCTATGGGCTGGTGCTGGTCGGCGAACGGCTGGCCGAGAATCTGGTCCAGTTCGAAATGCTGGAAGGGATGGCCAATCACCAGCGTCGCGCACTGCTCGAACGGACGTCGCAACTGTTGCTGTACGCTCCGGCTTGTCGCAAGGAAGAGTTCCTCAACGCGATCGGCTATCTGATTCGCCGGCTCGACGAGAACACCGGCCCGGAGAATTTCCTGGGGCATGCGTTCCGCCTGAAAGTCGGCAGCGACGATTGGCGGATGCTCGAACAAGGGTTTCGCCAGGCTTTCCAGACCGCGATCGATCATCGCCCGCGACGTCAGCAGGATCGTAACACCGAGCAGTTTCCCACGCCGCGCGTCGAGATGCCACTGCAGCTCTTCGAGAACGAGGCGGATACCGATTGGTCGCTGCCGGCTAACGGGGCCTGGGCCGAGTCGATTGTCGCCCGCGACGTCAAGGCGCTCGCCGCGCACACGATTCCAGTCGTGATCGACGGCGGTGAGATCACCGACCGGGCGAAGAAGCCTTGTCAGGATCCATCGCGCGGCGGCGCGACGTTGTGTCATTACGCCCAGGCGACCGACGCCGATGTGGACCTGGCGGTTCAGTGCGCCCAGGCCGACGCCGATGGCTGGCGCACCATGACCGTCGACGCTCGCAACGAGGTGCTGGGCCGCGCGGCCCAGGAGCTGCGCCGCGCCCGGGCCGATCTGCTCTGGGCCGCGCTGACCAACGGGGGCAAGATTCTGACCGAAGGGGATCCGGAAGTTTCCGAAGCGATCGACTTTGTCGAGTTCTATCGGGCCTCGGCGCGGATGTTTTACGAGCTCCCCACGATCCGCGCCCGCGCGGCCGGCGTGGTGGTCGTCGTGCCGCCGTGGAACTTTCCAATCGCCATTCCCTGTGGCGGCGTGGCGGCGGCATTGGCGGCGGGGAACACGGTGATCCTAAAGCCGGCTTCGGATACCGTGCTGGTGGCGTGGGAGTTGTGCCAATGTTTCTGGCGCGCTGGCGTGTCGCGCCGCGCGTTGCAGTTCGTGCCGTGCCCTGGCGGCGGGCCAGGTAGCCGGTTGGTCAGCCATCGGGACGTGGCGGCCGTGATCCTGACCGGCGGCACCGAGACGGCGCTGCGCATGCTGGCCAAGAAGCCGGACTTGCATCTGAGCGCCGAGACAGGCGGCAAGAACGTCACGATTGTCAGCGCCCTGTCCGACCGCGAACTGGCGATCAAGCACATTGTCCACTCGGCGTTCAGCCACGGCGGGCAGAAATGCTCGGCCACGTCGCTGCTGATCCTGGATGCTGAAGTGTACGACGACGTGAACTTCAAGCGAATGTTGTGCGACGCGGTCGAAAGCCTGCAGGTCGGCTCGGCTTACGATCTGGCCTCGCGCATGGGGCCGTTGATTCGTCCGCCGTCGGGTGTGCTGGAAGAGGGGCTCAAGACGCTCGAGCCGGGCGAAAGCTGGGCGGTCATGCCGCGACCGTCGCCGAGCAATCCTTACCTGTGGACCCCTGGCGTGAAGTACGGCGTCACGCCGGGCAGTGTTACTCATCGGATCGAGTTCTTCGGGCCGGTGCTCGGCGTGATGCGCTACGAGCGTCTGGCCGACGCCATCGATTGGGTCAACGCGACGGGCTACGGCCTGACCAGCGGGCTGCACACCTTGGACGATCGCGAGATGGCGCAGTGGCGGGCCGCGATTCAAGCCGGCAACTTGTACATCAATCGCGGCACCACCGGGGCGATCGTCCTGCGTCAGCCGTTCGGTGGCATGGGCTTGTCGGCCGTTGGACCGGGGCTCAAGGCCGGCGGCCCGAACTACGTGGCCAGCTTCATGCACTTCAGCGATCGGGACGCGCAGCTTGGCGATTTGGACATCGACAACGACGACCTGGCCGATCTGGCCGAGCATTTGAAGTCGGATCGGGACGACGACGCTCGGCTGCTACAGGCCCTGGCCAGCTACGATCATTGGTGGCGAACCGAGTTCTCGCGCGAGCACGATCACTTCCGACTGTTGGGCCAGGACAACGTGCGGCGCTATTTGCCGTTTGGCCAGGCCTGTGTGCGGATCACGCCGGCCGACACCTGGTTCGACATCGTCGCGCGCGTGGCGGCGGCCCGCGTGACCGGCGCCCGGGTGCTGGCCTGCTTTGCGCCAGGCTGCCCGACGGTGTGGCGCGAGACGCTCGACGAATGGACCGAAAGCTGGGCCGCCGGGATCGAACTGTTCGAGGAGCCGGACACGACGGTCATCGCCCATATGTACCAGCGTCATTGGCCGCGGATCCGCTTCGCGCGGCGCGAGCATGTGCCGGCGGCGGTGCGGCAGGTGGCGGCTCACGAAGGGCAATGGATTGCCGACGCGCCGGTCCTGGCCGAAGGGCGGATCGAACTGCTCTGGTACCTGCGCGAGCAGAGCATTTCGTACGATTACCACCGGTATGGGAACCTAGGCGACCGAGCGAATGAGTTGCGCCGGGAATTGGTGCGGCCGGCGGAGTGA
- a CDS encoding TolC family protein codes for MQARSQRIKKVVCVARSLGWPAVLAAGMTATAALAEQPFSPDRGGRNEDSYSTRELSIPSAPLAEATPGVAVEEVPIDLPTALRLAGAQNQIITVAYARTLQTTAVQQLAATQLLPNLNLGTNYDAHSGALMQASGNVLDVTRNALFVGAGANAVAAGSVGIPGVQFNQNASEMIFRMIAARPLVQSSRYAYRATSNNLQLDVALAYGELLRAEGGRAIAQQVRGEAVEIARVTSDYARAGQGRDAEAARGANELARREADLVQANAEVAIASAQLVALLNMQSSVRLHAAEPWVVPRSIIPDPIELPELLAMALYRRPELGQFRAAVEMAMANLQGARVLPFSPQVMAGYSYGVYGGGSGLVASADQPRFNAPLNGPRFGNFASRGDFDVIMYWSLRNLGVGNHALIQGARARLGQTQMERLIVLNQVQVEVATTYARKTSSLAQVNIRQRAVETSAMSLKEDMLRVRNNEGRPIEVLDSLRLLSDARREYLNAIVDYNQAHFALFTAVGQPPADLLVRPTVAQPPAPPADRIAP; via the coding sequence ATGCAGGCTCGCTCGCAGAGAATTAAGAAAGTGGTGTGCGTCGCCAGGTCATTAGGTTGGCCGGCGGTGTTAGCCGCCGGCATGACCGCCACGGCCGCGCTCGCCGAACAACCGTTCTCGCCTGACCGCGGCGGCCGGAACGAGGATTCCTATTCGACGCGCGAACTGTCCATACCGTCGGCTCCCTTAGCCGAGGCGACGCCAGGCGTCGCGGTGGAAGAAGTGCCCATCGATCTGCCCACGGCGCTGCGGCTAGCAGGCGCGCAAAACCAGATCATCACCGTGGCCTATGCACGGACGTTGCAGACCACGGCAGTGCAGCAACTGGCGGCGACACAATTGCTTCCCAATCTCAATCTTGGCACGAACTACGATGCCCACAGTGGAGCATTGATGCAGGCCAGCGGGAATGTACTCGACGTCACTCGAAATGCTCTGTTCGTAGGCGCCGGCGCCAATGCGGTGGCGGCCGGCTCGGTGGGTATCCCCGGGGTGCAGTTCAACCAAAACGCCTCGGAAATGATATTTCGCATGATTGCCGCGCGGCCCCTGGTGCAAAGCTCGCGATATGCCTATCGGGCAACGAGTAATAACCTGCAACTCGATGTTGCCCTCGCCTACGGCGAGTTGTTACGCGCGGAGGGCGGCCGTGCCATCGCGCAGCAAGTGCGCGGCGAAGCCGTGGAGATTGCCAGGGTCACTAGCGACTACGCTCGGGCGGGCCAAGGTCGCGATGCCGAGGCGGCGCGAGGCGCCAACGAGCTCGCTCGCCGCGAGGCTGACCTGGTGCAAGCAAATGCTGAAGTGGCCATCGCATCAGCTCAGTTGGTGGCGTTACTCAATATGCAATCGTCGGTTCGCCTCCACGCCGCCGAGCCTTGGGTCGTGCCGCGCTCGATCATTCCCGACCCCATTGAGTTGCCTGAACTGTTGGCCATGGCGTTGTATCGACGGCCCGAGTTGGGACAGTTTCGCGCCGCCGTGGAGATGGCGATGGCCAACCTACAGGGGGCAAGGGTGCTCCCATTTTCACCTCAAGTCATGGCTGGCTATAGCTACGGGGTTTACGGCGGGGGCAGCGGTCTGGTCGCCAGCGCTGACCAACCTCGATTCAATGCGCCGCTTAACGGTCCGCGATTTGGCAACTTTGCCTCGCGCGGTGACTTCGACGTGATTATGTATTGGTCGCTTCGCAATCTGGGCGTTGGTAATCACGCCCTGATCCAAGGCGCTCGAGCACGTTTAGGCCAGACGCAAATGGAACGTCTGATCGTCCTCAATCAGGTGCAGGTGGAAGTAGCCACCACCTATGCACGCAAGACATCATCCTTGGCGCAAGTCAATATTCGTCAGCGTGCGGTTGAGACGAGCGCCATGTCACTCAAGGAAGATATGCTGCGTGTCCGCAATAACGAGGGGCGACCCATCGAAGTGCTTGACAGCTTACGGCTGCTTTCCGATGCCCGACGTGAGTATTTGAACGCCATCGTGGACTACAACCAGGCTCACTTTGCACTGTTCACGGCAGTCGGCCAGCCGCCGGCTGATTTGCTGGTACGTCCGACGGTGGCTCAACCTCCCGCCCCACCCGCAGACCGAATCGCGCCCTAG
- a CDS encoding arylsulfatase, with protein sequence MPGCIAKNSEPTRQKSLRRLFHRFTTLALAAVTAGVAFASRNQAFCSTPTSRPNIIFILADDIGYGDLSCQGGKHAKTPNLDRLAAEGCRFTDAHSPASTCTPTRRALLTGVYSWRQQQGSSIAPGDYPLSIKPGSTTVASIMKAAGYKTGVVGKWHVGLGPEGGPDWNSAIKPGPLELGFDYAFLMAATGDRVPTVYVEDHRVVGLDPSDPIRVSYKQKIGSEPTGAENPELLKLKHTHGHDMTIVNGVGRIGWMTGGKAARWVDEDMADTFTKHAVGFIEQHAREPFFLFFATHDVHVPRVPHARFRGSSSVGTRGDVIHELDDSVGKVLATLDRLKLTDNTLVIFSSDNGGVMDDGYEDTGSFDYHPNAPLRGDKGMLYEGGNRVPFLARWPGHIKPGATSAALFALLDMSATFAAIVDVKIPSGQCRDSVNVLPVLLGQSSTGRDNFIAHIGGTTGPFAVRQGTWKYITPGARSARFPQGERINKPQLYDLSTDLAETKDLAADKPEKVAELQKLLSDARGNDAGK encoded by the coding sequence ATGCCTGGTTGCATCGCCAAGAACTCCGAACCCACTCGCCAGAAGTCATTGCGTCGTTTATTCCACAGGTTTACTACACTCGCTCTGGCCGCCGTGACGGCTGGAGTGGCATTTGCTTCGCGGAATCAGGCATTTTGTTCCACTCCAACCAGCCGGCCCAATATCATCTTCATCCTGGCCGATGACATCGGCTATGGCGACCTGTCTTGCCAAGGGGGCAAGCACGCCAAGACGCCGAACCTGGATCGGCTGGCCGCCGAAGGCTGCCGCTTCACCGACGCTCATTCTCCCGCGTCGACCTGCACTCCCACGCGCCGCGCGCTGTTGACCGGCGTTTATTCCTGGCGACAACAGCAAGGCTCGTCGATCGCGCCGGGCGACTACCCGTTGTCGATCAAGCCCGGCTCAACCACCGTGGCGTCGATCATGAAAGCCGCCGGCTACAAGACCGGCGTGGTCGGCAAGTGGCACGTCGGCCTGGGGCCCGAGGGTGGCCCCGACTGGAACAGCGCGATCAAGCCGGGGCCGCTTGAGTTGGGCTTTGATTACGCCTTTCTGATGGCGGCGACCGGCGACCGCGTGCCCACGGTCTATGTCGAAGATCATCGCGTGGTGGGGCTCGACCCCAGCGACCCAATCCGCGTCAGCTACAAGCAAAAGATCGGCAGCGAGCCAACCGGCGCCGAGAATCCTGAACTGCTGAAACTGAAGCACACGCACGGCCACGATATGACCATCGTGAACGGCGTCGGCCGCATTGGCTGGATGACCGGCGGCAAGGCGGCCCGCTGGGTCGACGAAGACATGGCCGACACGTTCACCAAGCACGCCGTCGGCTTCATCGAGCAGCACGCCCGCGAGCCGTTCTTTCTGTTCTTCGCCACGCACGATGTCCATGTGCCGCGCGTGCCACACGCACGGTTCCGCGGTAGCAGCTCGGTCGGCACGCGCGGCGACGTGATTCACGAACTGGACGATTCGGTCGGCAAGGTATTGGCCACGCTCGATCGGCTGAAACTCACGGACAACACGCTGGTCATTTTCAGCAGCGACAACGGCGGCGTGATGGATGACGGCTACGAAGACACCGGCAGCTTCGACTACCACCCCAATGCGCCGCTACGCGGCGATAAGGGAATGCTCTACGAAGGTGGCAACCGCGTGCCGTTCTTGGCCCGCTGGCCGGGGCACATCAAGCCCGGCGCCACCTCGGCCGCGCTGTTCGCGCTGCTGGATATGTCGGCCACGTTCGCGGCGATTGTCGATGTCAAGATTCCGAGCGGCCAGTGCCGCGACAGCGTGAACGTGCTGCCCGTTCTGCTTGGTCAATCGTCCACGGGGCGCGACAACTTCATCGCTCACATCGGCGGCACGACGGGCCCCTTTGCGGTGCGGCAAGGAACATGGAAGTACATCACGCCGGGCGCGCGCTCGGCACGCTTCCCCCAAGGCGAGCGGATCAACAAGCCGCAGTTGTACGACCTGTCGACCGACCTGGCCGAGACGAAAGACCTGGCCGCCGACAAGCCCGAGAAGGTCGCCGAGCTGCAAAAGCTGCTCAGTGACGCCCGCGGCAACGACGCAGGCAAATAA